AGACCCCCCAGGCCGACCCCATCAGGGGGCGGCATTGGACTTTGTAAGCACGGTAAGAAGCTCGATAATTTTCTTGTTCTGCTCGATCATCAGGTCGTATTTTTCAATGGCTTCGTCGTATTTTTCCAGGAGTTGCCGGTTTTGCTCGTGGATGAGGTTGAGCATTTTGGTGGTGTAAAAGGTCGCAAGGGCCGTTTGGCCGATCAGGTAATCCGTACCGGCGGAACTTCCTTCCCGTGGCTCCAGGGACTTGTACTTGCGATGGAATTGTTCAAAGGAATCACCTTCTTCAGGATTGCAGGGAACAGTAAGCACCAGTAAAGGCAGAAAAAAAATGAAAAGGAAAAGAATGCCTTTTTTGTTCATTTCGGGCAGCCTCCTTTGTTTGCCGTGTGTTACCGGGAGAAGCAATGAATTTCCAGTCCGCGTAAGACGATGCTTCCTTGAAGGATGCATACCGGGACGGGAAATGACCTCTCTTGAGGGGAGGTTCCAGACTCTTGCTGAATACCCCTTTGATGCCGCCTGTCTTGTCCATTATCAGACCCCATTCCCCGTCCTCGGTCATGGGATCCCTGTAAAGCTTTCTCAGGTGCCTCCTGACATCGTGATACCGGGGGTCTTTTAAAAGGTGGGCGAGGGATAGAGGGTATTTAGCACCTCCGGATCCCGGATTGCTCAAATAATAAGATTCGATGGCCCTTCGTATCTGGTCTCCCCTGAAGAGCAGCTCCTTCTCTTTTTCTCTCTTTACCGTTGTGCTCCAGTA
The Deltaproteobacteria bacterium genome window above contains:
- a CDS encoding type II secretion system protein, which codes for MARRTVHTFISSRDAWFFGPDRSGFTYLSALILVAVMGIALGAAGRYWSTTVKREKEKELLFRGDQIRRAIESYYLSNPGSGGAKYPLSLAHLLKDPRYHDVRRHLRKLYRDPMTEDGEWGLIMDKTGGIKGVFSKSLEPPLKRGHFPSRYASFKEASSYADWKFIASPGNTRQTKEAARNEQKRHSFPFHFFSAFTGAYCSLQS